The Leeia aquatica DNA window CACCCGCAGGGCGGGGTGGAAGTAGTGGTGAGCCTGCCCTTACGTCAAGGCAGCTGAACTCGCTTACCCTCGCCCTAGCTGCCACAGAGTGGTGACTTCGGCAGTACGGGCCTGGTGCAGCGGGTCGCTCGTGTCCCGCGCCTTGCCGTGGCGGGGGCGGGTGTCCAGTCGGCCCAGTACCTTGAGGCCGGCATCCGCAATCCAGCCTTGTAGCTGCCCCGCTTGCCGCAGGCCGAGGTGCTCGGCGAGGTCTGACATGATCAGCCAGCCTTCGCCCTGCGGGGTAAGGTGCGCTGCCAGCCCGTTCAGAAAGCCGCGCAGCATGCGGCTATCCGGGTCGTACACCGCGTATTCAACCGCCGAGCTGGGCTGTGCCGGTAGCCAGGGCGGGTTGCAGACCACCAGCGGGGCGTGCCCGGGCGGGAACAGGTCAGCCTGCATGACAGTGACTTGTGCCGCCAGCCCCAGCCGCTGCAGATTATCAGTAGCACAGGCCAGCGCACGTGGGTCCTGATCGGTAGCGATGACCTGACGGATGCCACGCCGCGCCAGTACCGCTGCCAGTACGCCACTGCCGGTGCCAATGTCGAACGCCTGCTCCACCCCGGCGGGCAATGGCGTTTGCGCCACCAGATCGACATACTCACCGCGTACCGGCGAGAATACGCCGTAGTGCGGGTGAATGGCATCGCCGCCCAGCGCAGGCACCGACACCCCTTTCTTGCGCCATTCGTGGGCGCCAATCACCCCAAGCAGTTCCCGCAGCGACAGCACATAGGGGCCGGACTGCTCGCCATACGCCTCCAGGCAGGCTTGCTGCACATCCTGCGCGCGCCGCAAGGCAATGCGGTGGTCAGCTTCAATCTGGATCAGCAGCAAGGAGAGCAACCCGGCACGACGTGCCAACTGTTGCCGCTGCCGCTGGAAAGCCTCGCCCGGCGTTTTGGCCGGAGGCGGCGGATTGCGCGGTGGCTTGTCTACCCGGCGGGACAGCGCTTGCAAGAGCTGGCGGGCATTGTGGTAATCCCCTTGCCACAGCAAACCGACCCCGCTGGACACCAGCCGGAAGGCCTCGCTGGCCGAGAGCTGGTCGTCGACACATTGCAGCTGGCCCGGTGCCGGGGTGCCATTCTCGGATTGCCAGCGCGCCTGCTGCGGCTGGCCCTGGCGATCCAGCCAATTTACGGTTACTGCGGTCACACCCTGCTCCTGTTGCGGCTTGCCGTACAGTGTACCAGCCTGTGTGCCCTACCCTGCACACACAGCGCACATATTCAGCGCATCATGCTCACACAGACGCACCGCAGACTGGCGCCATCTTCCCCACGGAGCCTGTCTGTCATGTCACGAACCCTGTTCATCAAACTGATGTTGATCGGGAGCCTGTTCCTGCTCCTGCTGTTACCGCTGACTGCCGTAGAGCGGCTGGTGATGGAACGCGCCGAGCACCGCCATGAAGTACGCAGCAGCCTGATGCAAAGCGGCAACCTGCCGCAGACCGTCACCGGGCCGATACTGGTGGTGCCCTATGATGTACTCAACCCGTCCGATGGTACGGTGACCACGCGTCAGCATGTCATCCTGCCGCAGCAGCTGGCCGTCAAGGGCAAGCTGAAGAGCGATGTGCTGTACCGGAGCCTGTACCGGGTACGGCGCTTTGCGATGGATGGCGATTTGTCCGGCCAGTTCCGGCTGGAGCCCGCCGATCTGCCAGCAGAATCGAATACCTTGAAGCTGGGGGTGCCGTATCTGGTGGTGGGGGTCAGCGATTCGCGCGGCATCCATAATCAGCCGGAGCTGCTGTGGCAAGGTCAGGGCCGCGCCTTCATGCCGGGCTCGCCGTTGCCGATGCTGAGCAATGGCATTCATGTCCCCCTGCCGGACCTGAACCTGAAAGCCGCCGCAGATTACCAGTTTGCCGTCAACCTGCAGCTGGGTGGCAGCGAATCCTTGCAGTTCACCCCACTTGGCCGGGATACCCGTGTCAGCCTGGAGAGTGACTGGCCGCACCCCTCGTTTGACGGCAATCTGTCGCCGACCACCCGCAATGTCACCCGCAGCGGCTTTACCGCAGACTGGCAAACCTCCTGGTTCGCCACCAACCTGAACCAGCGCGTACTGGAAGCCGTCTCGGGCAAAGAGCGCGCTGAGCTGCCGACCGACATGAACTTTGGCGTCACCCTGGTGGAACCGGGCGATGTCTACCAGCAAGCGGTGCGTGCGGTGAAGTACGGCGTGTTGTTTGTACTGCTGACCTTCGTCGCCTGCTTTTTGATGGAAACCCTGTACCAGGTGCGCATCCACCCGATCCAGTACGCACTGGTCGGCACCGCGCTGGCGATGTTCTTCCTGCTGCTGCTGGCGCTGGCCGAGCATATCGGCTTCCCGCAGGCCTACAGTACCGCCAGTGTGGCCTGCGTCGGGCTGATCACCTACTACAGCCGCTACATGCTGGGCAGCCGGGCCCGGGCGCTGGGCTTCTTCCTGATGCTCTCCATCCTGTACGGCGCGCTGTACGGCCTGCTGCAATCGGAGGAGTCCGCCCTGCTGCTGGGTACCTTGCTGCTGTTCGCTGTGCTCACCACCATCATGCTGCTAACCCGCCGTCTCGACTGGTATCAGGTCGGTGCGCCTACCCCGCAGCCTGCAGTCGCACCCACGGCAACCCAGGCCAGAACCCGAACCAGCATGCTTGACCCATCCAACCCGGACGAAGTCCGCTAACCGGAGACCGCCATGACCTACGCCCTCTACATTCTCGGTGTACCGCTGATGCTGATCCTGATCTGCCCAATGCTGGTGTGGCGAGGGCCCTTCCGGGTCTATGCAGTCACCATCAGCACCCTGCTGCTGCTCAGCTGGCTGGAATTCACCCTGCAGCACAGCATCACCCTGTTCCGCGTCAGCCCCCTGCTCAGCCAGCTGGGGCGGGAGGTGCTGGTGATCTACAGCATCGCTCATCTGGTCGGGCTGGCGGTGCGCTGGGTGTTGCGCAGTGATACCCCTGCCGAGCCGCCGCACACCTTGCACCACCCATAGCCCATGATTTGCGGCTGTCATCCGGCTCAGGTATAAACAATGGGGCAGCCCGCGTGGGCTGCCCCGCATACCGAGAGGATCATCCCCATGCATGCTGTACTGCAGCGCAATCTGTTTCTGGTCAAAGAACACGTTGGCATGTTCAAGGCGGCCAACAATTTTGACGTTTACTGCCCGGAAAACGGGCAGAAACTGATCGAGTGCCGGGAACCCCATCTGGGGTTCATGACCAAACTGTTCCGCTTTACCGATTACAAGCGCATGACGCCGTTTGAGGTGGTGCTGCGCACGCCGGAAGGCCAGCCCATCCTGACCGTCAAACGCGGTATCAGCCTGTTGCGCTCCAAAGTGGCCGTACTGGATGAGCAAGGCCGTGAGGTGGGGCTATTTCGGCAGCGACTGCTTACCATCGGCGGAAAGTTCACCATCCTCAACCCGATGGGTGAGCCAATCTGCACCCTGAAAGGCAAATGGACCGGCTGGGATTTCCGCTTCATGCAGGGTGAACGTGAACTGGCCCACGTCAGTAAAAAGTGGGCGGGGGCAGGCAAGGAATTGTTCACCAGTGCGGACAACTACATGCTGCGCATCAGTGATGGGGTTAGCAAGGAAGATCCGGTACGCCTGCTGATCATGGCGGCGGTGATGTGCATCGACATGGTGCTGAAGGAATAAGCGCTCGGCCCCTTGTGCGGTATTAGGCCAGCGACCGGGGCAGGATGCTGCCCCGGTCACCTTGTTTAGAAGCCGAAGTACTGATCCACTTTCTTCGGCAGCTTCACCAGCCACAGGCGGCTGCGACTGTCAGAAGCGGCCTGGGCTTCGATCTTGTAGCGCTCTTCCAGCACCTTGCCGCTCAGGTCTTTCACCTGGCCGCTGCTGTCGGCTACCACCTTTTCCCAGTCTTTCTGCTTGCCGAGGCTGGCCTTCAAGCCAAAGTCGTTGTCGTTGGCCACTGCCAGCGTCTGACGATCCGGCAGCAGGGTGATCCCCTCCAGCTTTTCTTCCATCCAGCCCAGATCGCGCATTTCCAGCAGCTTTTCCTTGCGCACCAGCTGGATACCCTGGCTCAGCAGGCCCTGGCGGCTATTGATGCTCTCCAGCGGTTTGCCCTCCACCGTGCGTTGTTGCAGGTCGCTGGCACCATTCAGGTCGAGCAGGAACACGCTGTTGCGCATCACCCCGTCCGCACCCTTGCCCTGCTCCACCATCAGGAAACGACCCTGCCCCAGTGCCAGCAGGTCACCCATTTTGGCATCACGGTTTTTTTTGTACACCGGCTCAATCGGGACGGCAAAGTTACGGGTTTGCTTGCTGCGGGCATCGTATTCCACGAGGCGGACAAAGGTCGCGTCCTCCGTCTTGCCCTCGATGTCCAGCGTACTTTGCACCAAACCATAGACCTTGCCATGGTCAAACGCGACACCTTCAAAACCGCGATTGGGACGACGATAGCGCAGAATGTCCGGCAAGCCACTGCCCGGCGCCAGCCGTTGCAGCACGCGCCCGGTCTTGGCTTCGACCTGCAGCAGGAAGGGGCCATACTCATCGCACAGCCACAGGGTGCCGTCACCGGCATCCACGATGCCCTCCGGATCCACACCTTGCGCATCATAACTGAGGGCCTGCAGGCGATCGGTCAAGGGCATTTCCAGTGAACTGCCTACGCTGCCCGGTGGCAAGGGGCGGCCACTCAGGGCCTTGCCTTGCGCATCGCGCAGGGGCTGCATCTCCAGCAGGCGTGCGCCTTCCTCGCTGACTTCCACCACACCGAAAGCAGGAGCGAAGTCCGGCACCGGGAACACCTTGCTCGACATACGCTGCGTACCGTCTTGCCACAGCGGAGAGTCACCATTCGGGCCACGGTCATTCAGCACCCAGAATTGCAGCTTGCCTGCCTTGGCCACTTTCAATGCCAGGCCGGAACCCAGACTTTGCGGGAAGCCCCCAGGAAAGGCCGCCTTGACCTCGGCCGACATGGCATCAGACTTCACGGCAAAGGTGGACGGTACCTGCACCTGCAGGCGGCGTACGGTCACCTCTTCAGCGGTCAGCGGTGCGGCAGACAGGGTCGAGGCATACCCCAAGGACAGCGCCAGCAAGGCACGATGCAGCTTCATGCGAGGAACTCCAGCAGAAAAAGCTGCAGCTTAGTGGCCCGATGTGACGCCTGCGTGACACACCGTTCAGGGGCGCTTGGACAAACCAAGCAAGGTCGCGCTCCAGCTCTTCGGGAAATGATCCGCCGTCTGGTTGAATTGATCGGCTTCGCTGCGGTAATGCTGCCAGGCCATTTGCTGCTCTTGCTGCATCTGCCGGGCCTGCCACATCCAGTCACGATAATGCGGGTCAATCAACAAATCAGGGGATTGCTGCTGCACTTGCTGACCCAGCTGAAGCACCGTACCGTGCAGGGCCTGCTTCAGGGCCTGGTACTGCTGGAAGGCAACGGCATCGTCGAGCAAACCTTTTGCTTTGTCTGCATTGGGTACCCGCCCCAGATACGCCTGCAGCTGTACCAGTGCGGGTGCCATGCTGCCCTTGCCCTGACAGAATTGCAGCAACTTGGGCAACACCGCCAGCCAGCGCTGATCCTGCTCCACCACATCGCGCCAGGCACGCTCCGTTGCGGCATGTTGCGAGCGCAGCTCACCAAAGCCACACCCTGCCAAGCCCAGCGACAGCAACAAGGCCAGCGCAACACCCCGCATTGCCCGGATTCGCATTACAATCTCCTTCATCTCTCGCCTGCCGTATGAATTCAGCATTAAACCATATCATGCCTGACTTGCTCACCGAAGTTCGCCTCGACAAATGGGTGTGGGCGGCCCGTTTCTTCAAGACCCGTAGCCTCGCCAGCCAGGCTGTTGATGCCGGACACGTGCGCCTGAATGGCCAGCGCAGCAAACCCGCTCGTAGCGTCAAAGTGGGCGACACCCTGCATATTCAGGTGGCGCATGGCCTGTTTGAAGTGGTGGTACAGGCCCTGGCCGAACAGCGCGGCAGTGCGACACTGGCACAATCGCTCTATCAGGAAACCCCTGAGAGCGTGCAGGCACGTGAAGCGGTCCAGTTGCAGCAAAGCCTGGCACCGCGTTATGAGGCCCAGCATGAAGACAGCGGCCGCCCCAGCAAACGCGACCGCAGACAGATCGGAAAACTCCGTGGCTACTGATTCCCACATCCTGCGCATTGAATATTGCACCTTGTGCCGCTGGCTGCTGCGTGCCGCCTGGCTGGCGCAGGAAGTCCTGACCACCTTTGATACGGACGAGCTGACTGAAGTCGCGCTGGTGCCTTCCAGCGGCGGCATTTTCCGGCTAACGCTGGACGGCGAGGTGATCTGGGACCGCAAGCAGGAAGACCGTTTTCCCGAGGCTAAAGAGATCAAGCAGCGCATCCGTGACCGGGTGGCACCGGAGCGTTCCTTGGGTCATAGCGACCGCCAGACGGACGCCCCGTCAAACCACTGACACTTGATACCGGGCCACCCCATAGGCCTTTGATGGGCATCAAAGCCCACGCTGCAGTTCACTGCTAGTCTCCGGGTATCCTGTTTGCCCCGGACGCTAACGACCATGTCTGCCCACCTTGATGTACAGAACCTCCAGTTTGACCGCGCGCTGATTGAGCGGCTGGCCGGCAACGGTCCACGCTATACCTCTTACCCGACGGCAGACCGTTTCCACGCCGGTTTTACCGAGCAGGACTACCGCCAGGTGGCATCGTCCTGTTTTGTACCGGGCGTCAATCGGCCACTGTCACTGTACGTGCATATTCCGTTCTGCAACACCATTTGCTACTACTGTGGTTGCAACAAGATCATTACCAAAGATACCGGCAAGGCCGAAGTCTATCTGCAGTATCTGGAGAAGGAACTGGCCTTGCAGCGCCCCCTGTTTGCCGGCGCACGGGTCGAGCAGCTGCACTTCGGCGGCGGCACCCCCACCTTCCTGAGCGATGAGCAGTTGCGCTGGCTGGTGGAGCGCCTACGCGCCGCCTTTCCGTTCGCACCGGATGATGAGGGTGAGTTTTCGATCGAGATCGACCCGCGCAAGGTGCAGCCGCAAACCATCCAGCTGCTGCGAGAGCTGGGCTTCAACCGGATGAGCCTTGGGGTACAGGATTTTGACCCGGAGGTACAACAGGCGGTCAACCGCATCCAGAGTGAAGCGGAGACTTTGTCTGTCCTGAAAGCGGCGCGTGAGTGTGGTTTTCACTCCATCTCCATCGACCTGATTTATGGGCTGCCGAAGCAAACCGTAGCCGGCTTTACCGCCACGCTGGACAAAGTCATCGCCGCCCGGCCCGACCGGCTCTCCATCTATAACTACGCCCACCTGCCTCACCTGTTCAAGCCGCAGCGCCGCATCAATGAGGCGGACCTGCCCAGCGCCAGTGAAAAGCTGGACCTGCTCAGCTTGTGTATCGACAAGCTGCAGGCAGCAGGTTACTGCTATATCGGCATGGACCACTTTGCGCTGCCGGATGATGAACTGGCCATTGCCCAGCGCGCAGGCACCCTGCACCGCAACTTCCAGGGTTACTCCACCCATGACGATATTGATCTGTTGGCGCTGGGGGTATCCGGCATCGGCAAGATCGGCCACAGCTATAGCCAGAATGTGCGCACCACCGAGGAATACTACGCCGCGCTGGATGAAGGCCGCCTGCCCCAGTTTCGTGGCTTTGCCCTGCAGCAGGATGACGTGATCCGCCGCGACCTGATCCAGCAGTTGATGTGCGAATTTGCGCTCGACTTTAGCCAGATCCGGGCACAGTGGCAGATCGAGTTCCAGCAATACTTTTCCGATATTCTGCCCAAGCTCGCGCACTACCAGCAGGAAGGCTTGCTGCACATGGATGAGGATAGCCTGCGCATTCTGCCGCGTGGCCGCCTGCTGGTACGGAATATTGCCATGCTGTTTGACCACTATCTGGGTCAGGGTCAGGTGCTGCAGCGCTACTCCAAGACCATTTAGCCCGGCAAAGCCATCATTGTTACCATATAGGTAATAATGATGGTTTTCACCACATCAACCATCTTTCAAAAAAAATTACCAATAAGGTAATGTCTGTGGTGTAATACAGGTATGCAAGCCATCCCTGATATTCGCCGCCAGAATCTGCGGCTCCTGATAGCGCACCGCTTTGGTGGTCGCCAGGTGGATTTCGCCCGCACGGTGGGCATCGCTCAATCTTCTTATGTGTCGCGCCTGCTGTCGACGGACGGCAGCGGCGGGCGCAATCTGGGCGAGGAACTGTCACGCAAGATCGAAATCGCCTGCGGATTGCCCCCGTTCTGGCTGGACCAGCCCCAGATCGGGCTGCCGCTGGACCCGCACGCGGCCACACAACGCATTCAACATCTGATTGGACATCCTGCCATGAACCAGACACGCCATATCGCCAAAACTGACGACACCCGCATCAAGGAAATCAAGGAGCTGGCCCCGCCCTCCCATGTGCTGCGTGAGTACCCCATCACCGAAGGCGCCGCGCAGCTGACCCTGGAAACCCGACAGGCCATCCACCGTATCTTGCACGGTGCGGACGACCGGCTGCTGGTCATCATCGGCCCCTGCTCCATCCATGACTACGACGCCGCCATGGAGTACGCCCGCCGCCTGCAGGAAGAGAAGGTGCGCCATGAGCAGGACCTGCTGGTGGTGATGCGGGTCTACTTCGAAAAGCCGCGCACTACCGTCGGCTGGAAGGGCCTGATCAACGATCCGATGCTGGACGGTAGCTACCGCATCAATGAAGGCATTCGTCTGGCGCGCAAGCTGCTGCACGACATCAACGATGCCGGTGTGCCAGCGGCGACAGAATACCTGGACATGATCACCCCGCAATACCTGTCTGACCTGATCAGCTGGGGCGCCATCGGCGCTCGCACCACCGAGAGCCAGGTACACCGCGAGCTGGCCAGCGGGCTATCCTGCCCGGTAGGCTTCAAGAATGGTACCGACGGCAATATTCGCATTGCAGTGGATGCCATCAAGGCTGCCAATGCGCCACACCACTTTCTGTCGGTGACCAAGGCGGGGCACTCCGCCATCGTTTCGACCATGGGCAACGAGGATTGCCACGTCATCCTGCGTGGCGGCAAAACACCGAACTACGATGCTGCCAGCGTGGATGCCTCCTGCCAGCAGCTCTCGGCCGCCGGTCTGGCGCAGAAAGTGATGATCGACTTCTCGCATGCCAACAGCAGCAAGCAGTACCAGCGTCAGATGGACGTCGGCGCGGATGTCAGCAACCAGCTGGCCTCGGGTGACGAACGTATCTTCGGCGTGATGGTGGAAAGCCATCTGTGTGCCGGCCGCCAGGACCTGATCCCCGGCCAGCCGCTGACCTATGGCCAAAGCATTACCGATGCCTGCATCGACTGGGACAATAGCCGTGAACTGATGACCCTGCTGGCAGAAGGGGTGCGTGCGCGGCGGCTGAAGCGTACGCGCGGCGAGTAATCCTTCCCCCGCCAAACAAAAAGGGATGCCGAGGCATCCCTTTTTGTTTGATACTGCTGCGCTTACTCGCCGAGGTAGGCCTTCTGCACGGCTTCGTCGTGCAGCAGCTTCTGCGCTTCCCCTTCCAGCGTGATCTTGCCACCATCCATCACGTAGGCGCGCTGGCAGGTTTGCAGTGCCAGTTTGGCATTCTGCTCTACCAGCAGCAGGGTCACGCCCTCCTTGGCCACCTCACGGATGGTTTCAAAAATCTTCTGCACGATGATCGGGGCCAAGCCCATCGACGGCTCATCCAGCAGCAGCAGCTTGGGGCGGCTCATCAAGGCACGTGAAATCGCCAGCATCTGCTGCTCACCACCGGAAAGGGTGCCGGCCAACTGTTTGGCCCGCTCTTTCAGACGCGGGAAGATGTTGAACATGCGGTCCATGTCCGCCTGGATGGCAGCCTTGTCGTCCGTACGAGAGTAGGCACCCATTTCCAGGTTTTCAGTCACGGTCAGGCGACTGAAAATGCCACGGCCTTCCGGTACCAGCGCCAGACCATGCCGCACCAGATCATAGTTCTTGATGCTGGACAGCGGGCGGCCCTGATACAGGATCTCACCGGCGGCCGGACGCAGCATGCCTGCCAGCGTCTTCAGCGTGGTGGTCTTGCCAGCACCATTGGCCCCGATCAAGGCCACCATTTCGCCTTGCTTGATGTGGAAGGACATGCCCTTGATGGCCTGAATGGCACCGTAAGCCACCTTCAGGTCTTTGACTTCGAGAATGTTGCTCATGCGGCTGCGTCTCCTGCTTCGGAGCCCAGATAGGCTTCAATCACACGCGGGTTGCTTTGTACTTCGGCCGGTACGCCATCGGCAATCTTCTTGCCAAACTCCAGCACCGCCACCCGATCACACAGCCCCATCACCAGCTTCACATCGTGCTCGATCAGCAGCACGGCCTTGTTGTCCTTCTGCATCTTGGCCATCAAGGCGCGCAGACCTTCGGTTTCTGACGCGTTCATGCCGGCAGCTGGCTCATCCAGCGCCACCAGCATGGGATCGGTCGCGAGGGCACGGGCAATTTCCAGTCGGCGCTGATCGCCATAAGACAGGTTCTTGGCCGATTCATTGGCAAAGCGGCGAATACCCACATACTCCAGCCAGTATTCGGCTTGCTCGCGGATCTCTTTTTCTTCGCGCAAGGTGGAAGGCAGGCGCAGCATGGCGCCAATCACCGTCGCACTGGTCCGCACATGGCGACCTACCATCACGTTTTCCAGCGCCGTCATGTTGTGGAACAGACGGATGTTCTGGAAGGTCCGCGCGATACCTGCCTGTACCACCTTGTGCGGCTTGGTGGCTTCCAGCGGCTTGCCATTGAAGGTCATCACCCCGGAGTCGGCCTGATACAAACCGGTCATCACGTTGAACAGGGTGGTCTTGCCTGCCCCGTTCGGACCGATCAAACCACGAATTTCACCCTTCTTGATGGTCAAGGCCACGTCAGAGAGGGCTTGCAAGCCGCCGAAGCGCTTGTTGATGCCACTGATTTCCAGCAATACGTCTGACATGATTAGCGTCCTTCCCCGGTATTGGCTCGGTTATTCGGTTCATCTTCCGAGATCTTGGCATGCGCGGTCTGGTTCAGATGATGCGCACTCGGGAACGGGGAGTCATCATTGTCATGCAATTCCTGGCGACGGCGAACCGACGGCCACAGACCTTCCTGACGGAAACGCATCACCAGCACCAGCGCCAGA harbors:
- a CDS encoding methyltransferase; amino-acid sequence: MTAVTVNWLDRQGQPQQARWQSENGTPAPGQLQCVDDQLSASEAFRLVSSGVGLLWQGDYHNARQLLQALSRRVDKPPRNPPPPAKTPGEAFQRQRQQLARRAGLLSLLLIQIEADHRIALRRAQDVQQACLEAYGEQSGPYVLSLRELLGVIGAHEWRKKGVSVPALGGDAIHPHYGVFSPVRGEYVDLVAQTPLPAGVEQAFDIGTGSGVLAAVLARRGIRQVIATDQDPRALACATDNLQRLGLAAQVTVMQADLFPPGHAPLVVCNPPWLPAQPSSAVEYAVYDPDSRMLRGFLNGLAAHLTPQGEGWLIMSDLAEHLGLRQAGQLQGWIADAGLKVLGRLDTRPRHGKARDTSDPLHQARTAEVTTLWQLGRG
- the creD gene encoding cell envelope integrity protein CreD; this translates as MSRTLFIKLMLIGSLFLLLLLPLTAVERLVMERAEHRHEVRSSLMQSGNLPQTVTGPILVVPYDVLNPSDGTVTTRQHVILPQQLAVKGKLKSDVLYRSLYRVRRFAMDGDLSGQFRLEPADLPAESNTLKLGVPYLVVGVSDSRGIHNQPELLWQGQGRAFMPGSPLPMLSNGIHVPLPDLNLKAAADYQFAVNLQLGGSESLQFTPLGRDTRVSLESDWPHPSFDGNLSPTTRNVTRSGFTADWQTSWFATNLNQRVLEAVSGKERAELPTDMNFGVTLVEPGDVYQQAVRAVKYGVLFVLLTFVACFLMETLYQVRIHPIQYALVGTALAMFFLLLLALAEHIGFPQAYSTASVACVGLITYYSRYMLGSRARALGFFLMLSILYGALYGLLQSEESALLLGTLLLFAVLTTIMLLTRRLDWYQVGAPTPQPAVAPTATQARTRTSMLDPSNPDEVR
- a CDS encoding phospholipid scramblase-related protein — its product is MHAVLQRNLFLVKEHVGMFKAANNFDVYCPENGQKLIECREPHLGFMTKLFRFTDYKRMTPFEVVLRTPEGQPILTVKRGISLLRSKVAVLDEQGREVGLFRQRLLTIGGKFTILNPMGEPICTLKGKWTGWDFRFMQGERELAHVSKKWAGAGKELFTSADNYMLRISDGVSKEDPVRLLIMAAVMCIDMVLKE
- a CDS encoding esterase-like activity of phytase family protein, with translation MKLHRALLALSLGYASTLSAAPLTAEEVTVRRLQVQVPSTFAVKSDAMSAEVKAAFPGGFPQSLGSGLALKVAKAGKLQFWVLNDRGPNGDSPLWQDGTQRMSSKVFPVPDFAPAFGVVEVSEEGARLLEMQPLRDAQGKALSGRPLPPGSVGSSLEMPLTDRLQALSYDAQGVDPEGIVDAGDGTLWLCDEYGPFLLQVEAKTGRVLQRLAPGSGLPDILRYRRPNRGFEGVAFDHGKVYGLVQSTLDIEGKTEDATFVRLVEYDARSKQTRNFAVPIEPVYKKNRDAKMGDLLALGQGRFLMVEQGKGADGVMRNSVFLLDLNGASDLQQRTVEGKPLESINSRQGLLSQGIQLVRKEKLLEMRDLGWMEEKLEGITLLPDRQTLAVANDNDFGLKASLGKQKDWEKVVADSSGQVKDLSGKVLEERYKIEAQAASDSRSRLWLVKLPKKVDQYFGF
- a CDS encoding LemA family protein; this encodes MRIRAMRGVALALLLSLGLAGCGFGELRSQHAATERAWRDVVEQDQRWLAVLPKLLQFCQGKGSMAPALVQLQAYLGRVPNADKAKGLLDDAVAFQQYQALKQALHGTVLQLGQQVQQQSPDLLIDPHYRDWMWQARQMQQEQQMAWQHYRSEADQFNQTADHFPKSWSATLLGLSKRP
- a CDS encoding RNA-binding S4 domain-containing protein → MPDLLTEVRLDKWVWAARFFKTRSLASQAVDAGHVRLNGQRSKPARSVKVGDTLHIQVAHGLFEVVVQALAEQRGSATLAQSLYQETPESVQAREAVQLQQSLAPRYEAQHEDSGRPSKRDRRQIGKLRGY
- a CDS encoding SelT/SelW/SelH family protein, giving the protein MATDSHILRIEYCTLCRWLLRAAWLAQEVLTTFDTDELTEVALVPSSGGIFRLTLDGEVIWDRKQEDRFPEAKEIKQRIRDRVAPERSLGHSDRQTDAPSNH
- the hemN gene encoding oxygen-independent coproporphyrinogen III oxidase, with the protein product MSAHLDVQNLQFDRALIERLAGNGPRYTSYPTADRFHAGFTEQDYRQVASSCFVPGVNRPLSLYVHIPFCNTICYYCGCNKIITKDTGKAEVYLQYLEKELALQRPLFAGARVEQLHFGGGTPTFLSDEQLRWLVERLRAAFPFAPDDEGEFSIEIDPRKVQPQTIQLLRELGFNRMSLGVQDFDPEVQQAVNRIQSEAETLSVLKAARECGFHSISIDLIYGLPKQTVAGFTATLDKVIAARPDRLSIYNYAHLPHLFKPQRRINEADLPSASEKLDLLSLCIDKLQAAGYCYIGMDHFALPDDELAIAQRAGTLHRNFQGYSTHDDIDLLALGVSGIGKIGHSYSQNVRTTEEYYAALDEGRLPQFRGFALQQDDVIRRDLIQQLMCEFALDFSQIRAQWQIEFQQYFSDILPKLAHYQQEGLLHMDEDSLRILPRGRLLVRNIAMLFDHYLGQGQVLQRYSKTI
- the aroG gene encoding 3-deoxy-7-phosphoheptulonate synthase AroG, whose translation is MNQTRHIAKTDDTRIKEIKELAPPSHVLREYPITEGAAQLTLETRQAIHRILHGADDRLLVIIGPCSIHDYDAAMEYARRLQEEKVRHEQDLLVVMRVYFEKPRTTVGWKGLINDPMLDGSYRINEGIRLARKLLHDINDAGVPAATEYLDMITPQYLSDLISWGAIGARTTESQVHRELASGLSCPVGFKNGTDGNIRIAVDAIKAANAPHHFLSVTKAGHSAIVSTMGNEDCHVILRGGKTPNYDAASVDASCQQLSAAGLAQKVMIDFSHANSSKQYQRQMDVGADVSNQLASGDERIFGVMVESHLCAGRQDLIPGQPLTYGQSITDACIDWDNSRELMTLLAEGVRARRLKRTRGE
- a CDS encoding ABC transporter ATP-binding protein; the protein is MSNILEVKDLKVAYGAIQAIKGMSFHIKQGEMVALIGANGAGKTTTLKTLAGMLRPAAGEILYQGRPLSSIKNYDLVRHGLALVPEGRGIFSRLTVTENLEMGAYSRTDDKAAIQADMDRMFNIFPRLKERAKQLAGTLSGGEQQMLAISRALMSRPKLLLLDEPSMGLAPIIVQKIFETIREVAKEGVTLLLVEQNAKLALQTCQRAYVMDGGKITLEGEAQKLLHDEAVQKAYLGE
- a CDS encoding ABC transporter ATP-binding protein; translated protein: MSDVLLEISGINKRFGGLQALSDVALTIKKGEIRGLIGPNGAGKTTLFNVMTGLYQADSGVMTFNGKPLEATKPHKVVQAGIARTFQNIRLFHNMTALENVMVGRHVRTSATVIGAMLRLPSTLREEKEIREQAEYWLEYVGIRRFANESAKNLSYGDQRRLEIARALATDPMLVALDEPAAGMNASETEGLRALMAKMQKDNKAVLLIEHDVKLVMGLCDRVAVLEFGKKIADGVPAEVQSNPRVIEAYLGSEAGDAAA